In Papaver somniferum cultivar HN1 chromosome 1, ASM357369v1, whole genome shotgun sequence, a genomic segment contains:
- the LOC113330202 gene encoding AP-2 complex subunit sigma-like, giving the protein MIRFILLQNRQGKTRLAKYYVPLEESEKHKVEYEVHRLVVNRDPKYTNFVEFRTNKVIYRRYAGLFFSMCVDITDNELAYLECIHLFVEILDHFFSNVCELDLVFNFHKVYLILDEFILAGELQETSKKAIIERMGELEKQE; this is encoded by the exons ATG ATTCGATTCATATTGTTGCAAAACAGACAAGGCAAAACTCGTCTTGCAAAGTACTACGTTCCTCTTGAGGAATCTGAGAAGCACAAGGTTGAATACGAG GTTCATCGTCTGGTGGTTAATAGGGATCCCAAGTACACGAATTTTGTCGAG TTCCGAACAAACAAGGTTATCTACAGACGATATGCAGGACTGTTTTTCTCCATGTGTGTTGATATAACAGATAATGAGTTAGCGTACTTGGAGTGCATCCATTTATTTGTCGAAATATTGGATCATTTCTTCAGTAATGTTTGTGAGCTAGATTTGGTTTTCAATTTCCATAAG GTATATCTAATTCTCGATGAATTTATTCTGGCTGGAGAGCTCCAGGAAACAAGTAAAAAG GCTATCATTGAGAGAATGGGGGAGTTGGAAAAGCAAGAGTGA